In Trichomycterus rosablanca isolate fTriRos1 chromosome 2, fTriRos1.hap1, whole genome shotgun sequence, the genomic window CTCGCACACCGAGGCGCGGCCACAAGCGCTTGGACAGCGAAGAGCCAGCGGCTAAAAGCCCGAGGATCAGCGAATCTGCTCCGGATGCGCCGCTTCTTTTGTCCGCCTCTCCGGTTTCTCCGCGCAGCGGGAGTTTAGGGTCTGGAAGCGCTTCCCTGGGTCCGTCCCGCATCGGCCAGTTTTTGCTGCTTCCATCGATGGACCCGGCTGTTGCGCATGGAGCCTGGGACACCGAAACCGGCGAGGAGCTTGTGTGCAAGGTAGGACATCTCAGCTCCATCAGTGCGGGTGTTGGTGCTTTATTTTCTCTTGTCTTTTAATAACTTATACAGAGATCTTCTGTGCGTTCTGGGCACCGGGGTTACCGGTGCATTCATCTATTACTGGGCGACACTCACTTACACCTAGGGACGGTTTAGATGAAGTCCTTTTTGCATGTTTCAGAGATTAGGGTAAACAAATGAAAGGAACAGGGAGACCTTGTAAAACCCATCACAAATAAAGACCTgaagcaaggatcaaacccaggttcccaggacccatgttggAATGCAGCACTCACTATGCTACTGTaagaaaacaaatatttttaggAACTTTGCATTACATATATACCATTTAGccgatgcttttatccaaagcaacatttGTTTGCAATGCAAGCTGTGGAAGAGGTGGAACTTGAACCAGCTTTCTGATCACTAGACCAGTACGTTAACCACTAATCTACTGCTGCCCACAAGAAACACCAATGTTAATCCTACACCAAGCTAAGAAATAAATAGATTTAGAAACATAATCCCTGGAGATGATTCCAGACAGGTGGATACATGATAAGAATATGAGATCCTATaatgctgaagggaaaaatacTGGGCACAAATTACCTTTTCTCAAGAGACTAACATTCAGTATTAATGGGTGCAGTCCAACTAGtcatatttaaatgatttatctGGATATGCATCAGCCACAGAGGCCACGGTGAGAAATGTTTGAGATAAATAGATACATTAACGCTGCACATTTTGAACAAATTActctatttaaattatttattttgatgcaGTGAGTCATCAAAACAAGCACAGAGTCTGGAGCGTCTGAGATTGCTCACAGCAAAACAgtgaaatatacagtgtatcacaaaagtgagtacacccctcacatttctgcaaatatttcattatatcttttcatgggacaacactatagacatgaaacttggatataatttagagtagtcagtgtacagcttgtatagcagtgtagatttactgtcttctgaaaataactcaacacacagccattaatgtctaaatagctggcaacataagtgagtacaccccacagtgaacatgtccaaattgtgcccaaatgtgtcgttgtccctccctggtgtcatgtgtcaaggtcccaggtgtaaatggggagcagggctgttaaatttggtgttttgggtacaattctctcatactggccactggatattcaacatggcacctcatggcaaagaactctctgaggatgtgagaaatagaattgttgctctccacaaagatggcctaggctataagaagattgctaacaccctgaaactgagctacagcatggtggccaaggtcatacagtggttttccaggacaggttccactcggaacaggcttcgccagggtcgaccaaagaagttgagtccacgtgttcggcgtcatattcagaggttggctttaaaaaatagacacatgagtgctgccagcattgctgcagaggttgaagacgtgggaggtcagcctgtcagtgctcagaccatacgccgcacactgcatcaactcggtctgcatggtcgtcatcccagaaggaagctgacgcacaagaaagcccgcaaacagtttgctgaagacaagcagtccaagaacatggattactggaatgccctgtggtctgacgagaccaagataaacttgtttggctcagatggtgtccagcatgtgtggcggcgccctgatgagaagtaccaagacaactgtatcttgcctacagtcaagcatggtggtggtagcatcatggtcttgggctgcatgagtgttgctggcactggggagctgcagttcattgagggaaacatgaattccaacatgtactgtgacattctgaaacagagcatgatcccctcccttcgaaaactgggcctcatggcagttttccaacaggataacgaccccaaacacaacctccaagatgacaactgccttgctgaggaagctgaaggtaaaggtgatggactaaacccaattgagcacctgtggcgcatcctcaagtggaaggtggaggagttcaaggtgtctaacatccaccagctccgtgatgtcatcatggaggagtggaagaggattccagtagcaacctgtgcagctctggtgaattccatgcccaggagggttaaggcagtgctggataataatggtggtcacacaaaatattaacactttgggcacaatttggacatgttcactgtggggtgtactcacttatgttgccagctatttagacattaatggctgtgtgttgagttcttttcagaagacagtaaatctacactgctatacaagttgtacactgactactctaagttatatccaagttttatttctatagtgttgtcccatgaaaagatataatgaaatatttgcagaaatgtgaggggtgtactcacttttgtgatacactgtatagtgaTCCATTAGAGCTTTCATTTGCATACTTCAGCCCCTGGAGATATTCATTTGGGATGACGGCTTGCTTGTTGTAGTTTGGATAAACAcaataaatctaaataatgaaaatgCACAGGTTACATCAGGTCAGTCAGTGTCAGTGGATTGCAGTAAAGGGTCAGATGGTCAAAGCATGAACAGCTCTGTGATTATGCAATGAAAGGGCTTCCCTGAATTCCTTTTCCAGGGTCTGATTACAAGGGTTAGTTTACATTTCTACAAGCCCCTGTTTTTGTAATGCACTGTACACTagaaaaaatgtttttgctgATGTACATTATGGAAATTGGTGGATGAATCGTTTGACATAACAGAAACATAATGGTTGCATTgacttcacacaaacacatttatttaattaaatctatCAGTAAAGTAATTTTTTCATGAAGACAATTtaacatgatttattttttttagttattttaattttcttatttttttgcatGCTTACTGTGGTCATATATGGTATGGTGCTAATACAACACATGGCAGAAGGAATTTGCATAGGCCTGCAGAGTTAAAGAATGCAGTTCTATAAAGTGACAAATCATAACTGGAGCTGGAAATCTAAATATGCATCAGCATTTGTCTGGCACAAGAAAGGCAAGGCTTATAACCAGCAGAGTGTTATTTCCAAAAGTGGACAGTCTTACTTGTGTTCCACtgttttatatactttttacTGGGTTCAGTCGAACTattcctgtttatatgggcacagagaagtcactaaTCATAAGAACTAACAGGGATTTGAAAAGCAATGCCACAAAGTTATATGCCGTGAAGAACCTTTACACTTCCAAATAAATATGTTTCAATTGCTGGATGCATATAATTGACCGAGCATTTTGCAATCAATCACAGTAATGGAACCATTGCAGAAATCTATACAATCTCAAGACTGCCATGCCATACACGCTCTTTATAAGTGTATGCAAGCTTCACTTGTATAGTCAAGATTATAGCTAGACCAAATACACTAAGTTTACTCTATCCTTGCAGGTGTTTGACATGGGCCAGTACCAGGAGAAGATCCGGGCCTACAGCATGCTACCAGGACACAGGAACATTGCACAAATTAAGGACATCATCCTTGGAGAACGCAAGGCCTACGTGTTCCAAGAGAAGGACTATGGTGACATGCACACGTTCGTCAAGAGTTGCAAGCATCTGCCTGAGGAGCAATCCTCCAAGCTGTTCTATCAGATAGCCTCGGCTGTGGCACATTGCCACCAGAACGGCGTAGTCCTAGGAGACCTGAAGCTCCGCAAGTTTGTGTTTGCGGATGAGAAAAGGTGAGTAGGAATGTGAAATTAAATTTGagttttgtgcatgtgtgttagcGAAAGGTGAAGAGGCAGGTGGGAACCATTATTTGGACAAGTGTCAGTTCTGCTTTCATTCACTTCTCACTTCCTTTTGCCTGCCTGACACACCACAGGTGCTTCTGTAGAACCTCTTGACAGATTGCAGCCTTCACCCAGTGCTTACTCATGTTCCTGCAAAAAAGGGAGCAAATAGTAAATTAAAACTCTAAATTAGTCATCATTTATACATCTGAAGGCCAGTTTACACCTGTTTCACTGGCTGGAAGGattcattttaatgatttttcaaGCATCTGCATTGATACATTAATTCGTTATTTTATTCGAAACACCACAAAAGCTGAAAAAAATCATGATACAAAGCATGCAAGGAAACCCTGTGCTCAGGAACAAAGGCTGCTTGGAAAAGCAATTACATAAAAGAATGGAGAGCTTGACTGTTGGTGCTCCATCATTCAATTTAATTTCTATCATCATTTTTCCAGCAGTCAAATACACAAATCCTAATATAGTGCAGTCTAATGTGCAGCAGAGTATAAGTACTCATATATCTATTGCACCCGTGGTCGCTCCAGTAAAGCGGTATCCTGTGGCAGAAATAATTTATTAGCTTGTGCATTTGTCATGTATAAATGTGACTGAATCAGAAAAGGCAAGACAGTGCAGAGTTACCCAGTCACCCAGAGTTACCCTGTCATCCCCAttcacccagagtaaacccatctCCTAGTTACCTAAAGCATAGCATTAGGGATGATTCATA contains:
- the trib1 gene encoding tribbles homolog 1, producing the protein MLVHRSGPVACPRTPRRGHKRLDSEEPAAKSPRISESAPDAPLLLSASPVSPRSGSLGSGSASLGPSRIGQFLLLPSMDPAVAHGAWDTETGEELVCKVFDMGQYQEKIRAYSMLPGHRNIAQIKDIILGERKAYVFQEKDYGDMHTFVKSCKHLPEEQSSKLFYQIASAVAHCHQNGVVLGDLKLRKFVFADEKRTHLKLEGLEDCRILTGDDDSVSDTLGCPAYVSPEILSGVGSYSGKRADTWSLGVMLYTMLAGHYPFLDSDPATLFSKIRRGAYCLPEGLSARARCLVRSLLRREPGERLSATDILLHPWFRSDSKHELEKQEVGLTEQMVPQVQVESDDQLFC